Proteins encoded together in one Spodoptera frugiperda isolate SF20-4 chromosome 15, AGI-APGP_CSIRO_Sfru_2.0, whole genome shotgun sequence window:
- the LOC118277350 gene encoding alkaline ceramidase: MWSHLQRGSSPVDWCESNYSISPVIAEFVNTFSNVLFFLLPPVLIHLFQEYSKFFNPAINVLWILLMVVGISSAYFHATLSLVGQLMDELAILWVFIAAFAMFLPKRYFPTFLDGNRRRLAIYSAITSVLLTAFLVMHPAANAFALMTLALPTLGFMYGELVRVKCSRVYRLGVRSVAVSLLAIFCWVMDRMFCDAWLSIDFPYMHGVWHVLIFIASYTALVLFAYFNATEESPEQKPQLKYWPVNEFELGIPYVTMKHPFKTDKNLAI, from the exons atgtggTCTCATTTACAACGTGGAAGTTCACCGGTGGACTGGTGTGAATCTAATTATTCTATATCACCAGTAATAGCCGAATTTGTTAATACC TTTAGCAATGTCCTGTTCTTCCTGTTGCCTCCAGTTCTGATTCATCTTTTCCAAGAATATTCCAAGTTCTTCAACCCAGCTATTAATGTGCTATGGATACTGTTGATGGTAGTAGGGATCAGCTCTGCATATTTCCATGCCACACTGAGtttagtag GGCAGCTTATGGATGAATTGGCTATACTGTGGGTGTTCATAGCAGCATTTGCGATGTTCCTGCCTAAGAGATACTTTCCTACATTTTTAGATGGAAACAG aCGTCGCCTGGCCATCTACTCCGCCATCACGTCGGTACTACTGACCGCGTTCCTAGTCATGCATCCGGCAGCTAACGCTTTTGCCTTGATGACACTCGCTCTGCCGACTCTTGGATTTATGTATGGAGAGTTGGTTAG AGTGAAATGTTCGCGTGTATACCGCCTAGGTGTGCGCTCTGTCGCCGTCAGTCTGTTGGCGATATTCTGCTGGGTGATGGACCGCATGTTCTGCGACGCGTGGCTCTCAATCGACTTCCCCTACATGCATGGAGTATGGCACGTCCTCATCTTCATCGCAAGCTACACTGCCCTCGTGCTGTTCGCGTATTTCAACGCCACAGAGGAGAGTCCCGAACAAAAACCTCAGCTAAAGTACTGGCCAGTCAACGAATTCGAACTAGGCATACCATATGTAACCATGAAACATCCCTTCAAGACAGACAAAAATCTAGCAATCTAG
- the LOC118277296 gene encoding 6-pyruvoyl tetrahydrobiopterin synthase has translation MTPTPLPIVSITRRETFSACHRLHSPVLSDEENKKIFGKCNNPNGHGHNYVVLVTVKGPVDPSTGMVMNVHDLKEYIKVAIMDPLDHKNLDKDVPYFKNVVSTTENLAIYIWDRLVSVMEKPQLLHEVKILETEKNHIVYRGGSTYPRKKFDASKVHPNVQHNVSSDSD, from the exons atgacTCCAACCCCATTGCCGATAGTATCTATCACCCGGCGTGAAACTTTTAGTGCCTGTCACAGGTTGCACAG CCCAGTTTTGTCTGATgaagaaaacaaaaagataTTTGGAAAATGCAACAATCCAAATGGACATGGACACAATTATGTTG TTCTGGTAACAGTGAAAGGTCCTGTAGACCCTTCGACTGGCATGGTGATGAATGTACATGACCTCAAAGAGTACATAAAGGTTGCCATCATGGACCCCCTTGACCATAAAAACTTGGACAAAGATGTTCCATACTTCAAGAATGTG GTGAGCACAACTGAGAATCTGGCTATTTACATTTGGGATAGACTTGTGAGTGTGATGGAGAAGCCACAGTTACTCCATGAAGTGAAGATTCTAGAGACTGAGAAGAACCACATAGTGTACCGCGGTGGTAGCACCTATCCCAGGAAGAAGTTTGATGCATCCAAGGTACATCCCAATGTCCAACATAATGTATCTTCTGACTCTGATTAA
- the LOC118277287 gene encoding electron transfer flavoprotein subunit alpha, mitochondrial, which translates to MFSPSSRHLLFSTQLRRLQSTLVVAEHNNEVLSPATQNTLSAAKKIGGDVAVLVAGTKCGPAAQAVAKANGISKVLVAESDAFKGLTPETLTPLILATQKQFNFTHILAPATAFGKAVLPRVAAKLDVSPITDIIGVKDANTFIRTIYAGNAILTLEAKDAIKVITVRSTAFPPEPLEGGSAAVDKAPEGDYKTDLVQFVSQELAKSDRPELTSAKNIVAGGRGLKSGENFKLLYDLADKLNAAVGASRAAVDAGFVANDLQIGQTGKIVAPDLYIAVGISGAIQHLAGMKDSKTIVAINKDPEAPIFQVSDHGLVADLFKAVPELTGKL; encoded by the exons atgttttctccAAGCAGCAGGCACTTGCTCTTTTCAACGcag TTGAGGCGTCTTCAAAGTACTTTGGTAGTAGCAGAGCACAACAATGAAGTTCTGTCGCCAGCCACACAGAACACTTTGAGTGCTGCCAAGAAGATCGGTGGTGATGTTGCTGTGTTGGTAGCTGGCACCAAGTGCGGACCA GCAGCTCAAGCTGTAGCCAAAGCAAACGGCATTTCCAAAGTGCTGGTGGCCGAAAGTGATGCATTCAAGGGCCTCACTCCTGAGACTCTGACACCTCTCATCTTGGCCACTCAGAAACAATTCAACTTCACCCACATTCTTGCCCCAGCCACTGCTTTTGGCAAGGCTGTTCTGCCCAGAGTAGCTGCTAAACTTGATGTCTCACCCATCACTGACATCATTGGAGTTAAGGATGCCAACACCTTCATCAGAACTATTTATGCAG GTAATGCAATCCTCACGTTGGAAGCTAAGGATGCCATCAAGGTGATCACTGTCCGTAGCACAGCATTCCCTCCCGAACCCCTGGAGGGTGGCTCTGCAGCTGTGGACAAGGCACCAGAGGGTGACTACAAGACTGACCTCGTACAGTTTGTCTCCCAGGAGCTCGCCAAGTCTGACCGACCTGAACTTACCAGTGCCAAGAACATTGTTGCTGGTG GTCGTGGTCTAAAGTCAGGCGAGAACTTCAAGCTGTTGTACGACCTAGCTGACAAGCTGAACGCCGCCGTAGGTGCCTCCAGAGCAGCCGTAGATGCTGGTTTCGTGGCCAACGACCTGCAAATCGGCCAGACCGGCAAGATTGTTGCACCT GATCTATACATTGCCGTGGGCATCAGTGGTGCTATCCAGCATTTGGCTGGTATGAAGGACTCCAAGACTATCGTCGCCATCAACAAGGACCCTGAAGCGCCTATCTTCCAG gtCAGTGACCACGGTCTGGTAGCCGATTTGTTCAAGGCGGTTCCTGAGCTCACTGGCAAGCTGTAA
- the LOC118275166 gene encoding fork head domain-containing protein FD4-like, which translates to MPRPSRESYGDQKPPYSYISLTAMAIWSSPERMLPLSEIYRFITDRFPYYRRNTQRWQNSLRHNLSFNDCFVKVPRRPDRPGKGAYWTLHPQAFDMFENGSLLRRRKRFKLHTEQKDGFKSELAALASFNRRYLADQLNMRAQPVQACDVPVAATSCKVNDTKDSWRKSFSIDSLLSSAEDKSSVEDSRSAACAPEWYQPELVALSAAMWPSMYPASSLDHLQLSVNFQNIINNLHYYFQKPLNSV; encoded by the coding sequence ATGCCGCGACCCTCGCGTGAATCGTACGGTGACCAGAAGCCCCCGTACTCGTACATCTCCCTGACGGCGATGGCGATCTGGAGCTCCCCGGAGCGCATGCTGCCGCTGTCGGAGATCTACCGGTTCATCACGGACCGCTTCCCGTACTACCGGCGCAACACGCAGCGCTGGCAGAACTCGCTGCGGCACAACCTCTCCTTCAACGACTGCTTCGTGAAGGTGCCGCGGCGCCCGGACCGGCCCGGCAAGGGCGCCTACTGGACGCTGCACCCGCAGGCCTTCGACATGTtcgagaacggctcgctgctCCGGAGGCGCAAGAGGTTCAAGCTGCACACTGAGCAGAAGGATGGTTTCAAGTCGGAGCTGGCTGCGTTGGCGAGCTTCAATCGGCGTTATCTAGCTGACCAGTTAAACATGAGGGCTCAACCAGTGCAAGCGTGTGATGTACCAGTGGCTGCTACTTCTTGTAAAGTGAATGATACAAAGGACAGTTGGAGGAAGTCGTTCTCTATAGACAGTTTGTTGAGTAGTGCAGAGGACAAGTCGAGTGTAGAGGACAGCAGGAGCGCGGCGTGTGCGCCGGAGTGGTACCAGCCGGAGCTGGTGGCGCTGAGTGCGGCCATGTGGCCCTCCATGTACCCTGCCTCTTCCCTGGACCACCTCCAGTTATCAGTGAACTTTCAGAATATTATCAATAATCTGCACTATTACTTCCAGAAACCGCTGAATTCAGTGTAa